One window of Bacillus sp. THAF10 genomic DNA carries:
- a CDS encoding acyltransferase family protein, whose protein sequence is MMRKSTIVQSKRYRSIDVTRGIVVLLAVFVSALPGGGYEYFRHAYWYGVTITDLIFPAFLTLYGLGLSIAYRRGVNWKGLFRRTVLLLVYGLLFNFVAAWSFDFDTLRFTGVLQLFAITGLVVVVISRTFRNWKWPIAVGIGIAIVYTAFLVVSSAHCEGGVPRTSCNYSGIVDSFVFGENHMYADGERGFDPEGIFSIISALSNVLFGYAIGMVILSRKHIKRTLLTSAAGLMVLAFVLQQFIDFNKRLWSPSFALLASSITFFLLVMLFYLIDEKRNHSKPWKAMIWYVESFGRNSLLIYFGKMVVFIIFANLTISILGLEGTLRDLFFRFLSESISYPHLFYSLFFVCMWSFVAVILHWKKKYIRV, encoded by the coding sequence ATGATGAGAAAATCTACTATCGTTCAGAGTAAAAGATATAGGTCAATAGATGTTACTAGGGGTATTGTAGTATTATTAGCAGTATTTGTTAGTGCACTCCCTGGTGGTGGCTATGAGTATTTCCGTCATGCATATTGGTATGGAGTTACGATTACCGATCTCATTTTTCCTGCCTTTTTAACACTGTATGGGCTTGGGCTGTCGATTGCTTATCGAAGAGGTGTGAATTGGAAGGGGTTATTTCGCAGAACGGTGTTACTGCTTGTTTATGGGCTTCTATTTAACTTTGTTGCCGCGTGGAGCTTTGACTTTGACACCTTAAGGTTTACTGGAGTGTTACAGCTATTTGCGATCACTGGATTGGTAGTAGTGGTGATTAGCAGAACATTTCGAAACTGGAAATGGCCAATAGCCGTTGGAATTGGGATTGCGATTGTTTACACAGCTTTTCTGGTTGTTAGTAGTGCACATTGTGAAGGTGGCGTACCTCGGACAAGCTGTAATTACTCTGGCATTGTAGATTCCTTCGTGTTTGGGGAAAATCATATGTATGCAGATGGAGAGCGCGGATTTGATCCAGAGGGTATCTTTTCAATTATAAGCGCACTTTCCAATGTTTTGTTTGGCTATGCTATCGGAATGGTGATCCTGAGTAGAAAGCATATTAAAAGGACACTTCTAACAAGCGCTGCTGGACTTATGGTGCTTGCCTTTGTTTTACAGCAATTTATTGATTTTAACAAAAGATTATGGAGTCCGTCTTTTGCGCTGCTTGCAAGCTCCATCACTTTTTTCCTATTGGTCATGTTGTTTTATTTAATCGATGAAAAAAGGAACCATTCCAAGCCTTGGAAGGCAATGATTTGGTATGTAGAGTCTTTTGGTAGAAACAGCTTGCTTATCTATTTTGGGAAAATGGTTGTATTTATTATTTTTGCTAACCTTACTATCTCCATCCTTGGATTAGAAGGTACGCTAAGGGATCTATTTTTCCGCTTTTTAAGTGAAAGCATCTCTTATCCACATTTATTCTACAGCCTATTCTTTGTTTGTATGTGGTCGTTTGTTGCAGTTATTTTACACTGGAAGAAAAAGTATATAAGAGTTTGA
- a CDS encoding PIG-L deacetylase family protein — protein MRYLLILILVFLTGCGAKQDVLEVFYVPHADDEVLSMGPAIVKAIDESKNIHIILLSEGKASKAIHNINKRLDEEGIDSLNTAEFGQARVQEFKDAVQALGVKESSITILDLPDGKITKEDINELMMRKEKEHHHVIHHVMSDLDPHSDHAATGEALRQLLHDKVVEHGKFYLPIQEHDKLPYQDSAKASSKQERQRVLKALDAYGVWEPENKNYSIGQISVPKYFQTARKSFESKYHH, from the coding sequence ATGAGATACCTGTTGATTTTAATATTAGTTTTTCTTACGGGCTGTGGTGCTAAACAGGACGTTTTGGAAGTGTTTTATGTCCCGCATGCTGATGATGAAGTGCTTAGTATGGGTCCTGCTATAGTGAAAGCCATAGATGAAAGCAAGAATATACATATTATTTTGCTCTCAGAAGGAAAGGCGAGTAAAGCCATTCATAACATTAATAAACGACTAGACGAAGAAGGAATTGACTCACTCAACACAGCTGAGTTCGGTCAAGCTCGTGTTCAAGAATTTAAAGACGCTGTCCAAGCATTAGGTGTAAAGGAAAGTTCTATCACCATTTTGGACCTTCCAGATGGAAAGATCACAAAAGAGGATATAAATGAACTAATGATGAGGAAAGAAAAAGAGCATCATCATGTCATACATCATGTTATGTCTGATCTGGATCCGCATTCTGACCATGCGGCTACAGGAGAAGCCTTAAGGCAATTATTGCATGATAAAGTTGTGGAACACGGTAAATTTTACCTTCCTATCCAAGAGCATGATAAGCTGCCTTACCAGGACAGTGCAAAAGCTTCTTCAAAACAAGAAAGACAGAGGGTTTTAAAGGCATTAGATGCGTACGGTGTTTGGGAGCCGGAAAATAAGAATTATTCCATTGGTCAAATCTCGGTCCCAAAATACTTTCAAACTGCAAGAAAAAGCTTTGAAAGTAAGTATCATCATTAA
- a CDS encoding S8 family serine peptidase: MKRWGKWSKAVIPLAITAVVASSPLQAFAYTGGEKHVETDYSAMVNHFKRIAGENVEKNSYQKVKDVEEVSDNTFVVRYKEKLTALDHRNAGATLVKSYSKLGYDVVRVNAKSNLSKTLQAYEKSNKVLSVTPSVLYKKLGTVDPKINDMYHLEQLDILKAQGLVGDDGVKVAVIDTGLDKNHPELKNRVVESVNIVDPMRKPVPDLHATHVAGIIAGEKNNGVGGTGVNPNAEILSIDVFNGDLGAYDFAIAEGIVYAVDHGAKVINMSLGGFFPSTIIEEAVNYALASDVVVVAAAGNSSTNMKEYPASYKGVISVGATNENKELASFSTYGASVDVVAPGEDIYNAAYINGESTFMNLSGTSMASPVVAGIASLLLAKNPDLTPYEIEYLLKSTAEDLGSKGYDTTFGYGLVNPLEALKADVSKIPANPIIYEEDILDQAKKLTFSQNQAVVSDTITQAYQQEFFKTTVKEGELTQIFLETPVKHDYQVDVRFYPEGEDSYIDMFTINNADIGQPEGYLFEAYMDGTLVIGVSDVNDNAGKNTTPFTLKVEKATEWKEDGNDWENPHVITNLPYETSGEAYLTGGEGDQDFYDVEVEEAQTVKAKVNGVPGLDIGLNLYMYDEVEEDWYLMEYSNRNGYSQGEALIFEGIPGGKYRVEVTSMPEYFDEFFGMWFEGVASFSSHLPYTLSIDGKVLPADEDGFPHEFWEEEEEVVDDKLSVKEYAKKHLARKSEEFEPIGEDIQEEEMEDILWEAAIPLEIGSSATGYMQYKDDIDIFKFETTSSGLYHFEIDTPEDMTAFFELYEYDELFGWWPVQANIGMMSLENYIQSGLKENKRYMLMVYNDQMQPAFEPFTISSKILQEGTNDPNESNDTEMEATILNGETITGNFDLTNDVDMFYIEPSEKEEIYGFYVDVQKRSEVKGYPDNYKMSAIDPMVYIVEDTNGNGVMDENEYDTFRAFDRGWDFEGEHGSFTKKMDAGYFIVLMNYTWEINKIPLASYDLMAGPVDKVDEDKDSVVKNNIPSKPLKMEKIQSQEWQATGYFNYNKNSEDTDWYVVPAWANSHMEVKLDVPSDINGELKLFDKNGKLLAQSSYYGYGDAEIIHGVGKAAGPYYLAVSSADGNPSLKPYQLSVNSTILPKEGNVERVSGPTRYETALAFSSKIADHSLDRVILASGKNFPDALSGVVLNQALNGTVLLINDDAAVQKKVVNEAKRLLKENGKIIILGGVNAVTASTEAHFKKHFKVERISGATRTETSIKIANEVVSKPEEVIVVSGLTFADALSIAPYAAENQIPILLNTSKTALTKEISDYLKQKSVKKVTVIGGAAAVTEEAVKQMKQAGVKEVNRVSGKNRYLTSVEIAKKFYPEASVVGVASGKTFPDALSGSHFASENSMPIVLVDGKAMTAELKEFVKKSNIKHFYLFGGEKAINGNIVK, translated from the coding sequence ATGAAGCGCTGGGGAAAATGGAGTAAAGCTGTTATACCGCTTGCCATTACTGCTGTAGTAGCATCTTCACCTCTACAGGCTTTTGCCTATACAGGTGGAGAAAAGCATGTCGAAACAGACTATAGTGCAATGGTAAATCACTTTAAGAGAATAGCCGGAGAAAATGTCGAGAAGAACTCTTATCAAAAAGTAAAAGATGTCGAAGAGGTAAGTGATAATACCTTTGTTGTAAGGTATAAGGAAAAGCTTACAGCACTTGACCACAGAAACGCAGGTGCCACGCTTGTAAAAAGCTATTCCAAGCTTGGATATGATGTTGTCAGAGTGAATGCAAAATCTAACTTATCAAAAACGTTGCAGGCTTATGAAAAATCAAACAAAGTTTTATCGGTAACACCAAGTGTTCTTTATAAAAAGCTTGGAACAGTGGATCCGAAAATAAATGATATGTATCATCTAGAACAATTAGACATTCTTAAAGCACAAGGGTTAGTTGGGGATGATGGTGTTAAAGTAGCTGTCATTGACACTGGTTTGGATAAAAATCACCCTGAACTAAAAAATAGAGTGGTGGAATCAGTAAATATTGTCGATCCGATGAGAAAGCCAGTACCAGATTTACATGCTACTCATGTGGCTGGAATCATTGCTGGTGAGAAGAATAATGGTGTTGGAGGAACTGGAGTTAATCCTAACGCAGAAATTCTTTCCATTGATGTATTTAATGGAGATCTAGGTGCCTATGATTTTGCAATTGCAGAAGGGATTGTGTATGCAGTCGATCATGGTGCAAAAGTAATCAACATGAGTTTAGGTGGATTTTTTCCTTCTACTATCATTGAAGAAGCTGTAAACTACGCACTTGCTTCAGATGTAGTAGTGGTAGCAGCAGCAGGTAACTCATCTACTAATATGAAAGAATATCCTGCTTCCTATAAGGGTGTTATTAGTGTAGGAGCGACAAATGAAAACAAGGAACTTGCATCCTTTTCTACGTATGGCGCATCGGTTGATGTTGTAGCACCTGGTGAGGATATTTATAACGCAGCCTACATCAATGGGGAGTCTACGTTTATGAATTTGAGTGGTACGTCGATGGCCTCACCAGTAGTAGCTGGTATTGCTTCATTATTACTGGCAAAAAATCCGGATCTTACTCCATATGAGATAGAATACTTGCTGAAATCAACAGCAGAGGACTTGGGGAGTAAAGGGTATGACACTACCTTTGGATATGGATTAGTCAATCCTTTGGAAGCTTTAAAAGCAGATGTTTCTAAAATTCCAGCAAACCCTATTATATATGAAGAAGATATACTAGACCAAGCAAAGAAGCTAACCTTCTCCCAAAATCAAGCGGTTGTTTCTGATACTATCACGCAAGCCTATCAGCAAGAATTTTTCAAGACTACGGTAAAAGAAGGGGAACTTACACAAATCTTCTTAGAGACACCTGTTAAGCATGACTATCAAGTGGATGTTCGTTTTTATCCTGAAGGCGAAGATAGCTACATTGACATGTTTACCATAAACAATGCAGATATTGGACAACCAGAGGGTTATTTATTTGAAGCTTATATGGATGGTACGTTAGTCATTGGTGTTTCTGATGTAAATGATAATGCAGGTAAAAATACTACTCCTTTCACTTTAAAAGTAGAGAAAGCGACAGAATGGAAAGAGGATGGAAATGACTGGGAAAATCCACACGTCATTACAAATCTCCCATATGAAACATCTGGAGAAGCTTATCTAACTGGAGGAGAGGGAGACCAGGATTTTTATGATGTTGAAGTAGAAGAAGCGCAAACGGTTAAAGCGAAGGTGAATGGTGTTCCAGGCTTAGATATTGGTTTAAACCTCTATATGTACGATGAGGTGGAAGAAGATTGGTATCTGATGGAATATAGCAATAGGAATGGTTATAGCCAAGGCGAAGCACTTATTTTTGAAGGAATTCCAGGTGGCAAATATCGAGTAGAAGTAACAAGTATGCCAGAGTATTTTGATGAATTTTTTGGCATGTGGTTTGAAGGAGTAGCATCGTTCTCTTCCCACCTTCCTTATACACTTTCTATAGATGGAAAAGTGTTACCAGCTGACGAAGACGGTTTTCCTCATGAGTTTTGGGAAGAGGAAGAAGAAGTAGTGGACGATAAACTGTCCGTTAAGGAATATGCAAAAAAACATTTAGCGAGAAAATCTGAGGAGTTCGAACCAATTGGTGAGGATATTCAAGAAGAAGAGATGGAAGATATCCTTTGGGAGGCGGCAATTCCTTTGGAAATTGGTTCCTCTGCAACTGGATATATGCAGTATAAGGATGATATAGATATATTTAAATTTGAAACAACATCATCCGGCCTCTATCATTTTGAAATAGACACTCCAGAAGACATGACTGCTTTCTTCGAGTTGTATGAGTATGATGAGTTGTTTGGCTGGTGGCCAGTTCAAGCTAATATAGGAATGATGAGTCTCGAAAATTATATACAATCAGGCTTGAAGGAAAATAAAAGATATATGCTTATGGTTTATAATGATCAAATGCAACCAGCATTTGAGCCGTTTACTATCAGCTCTAAAATCCTTCAAGAAGGCACAAATGATCCAAACGAAAGCAATGATACGGAAATGGAAGCGACGATCCTAAATGGAGAAACAATAACAGGAAACTTTGACCTTACGAACGATGTCGACATGTTCTATATCGAGCCGAGCGAAAAAGAAGAGATTTATGGTTTTTATGTAGATGTTCAAAAGCGTAGTGAAGTAAAAGGGTATCCAGATAACTACAAAATGTCTGCGATTGACCCAATGGTGTATATTGTGGAAGATACAAATGGCAATGGAGTAATGGATGAAAATGAGTACGATACCTTTAGAGCATTTGACAGAGGCTGGGATTTTGAAGGAGAGCATGGTTCTTTTACAAAGAAAATGGATGCAGGCTACTTTATTGTGCTAATGAATTATACGTGGGAAATCAATAAAATTCCTCTAGCATCTTATGACTTGATGGCTGGCCCAGTTGATAAAGTGGATGAGGACAAGGATTCTGTTGTGAAAAACAACATCCCATCTAAACCTCTTAAAATGGAAAAAATTCAATCCCAGGAATGGCAAGCAACTGGCTATTTCAACTATAATAAGAACAGTGAAGACACAGACTGGTATGTTGTACCTGCGTGGGCAAATAGTCATATGGAAGTAAAACTTGATGTGCCATCTGATATTAATGGAGAGCTGAAACTCTTTGATAAAAATGGCAAGCTTCTTGCACAATCAAGCTACTACGGATATGGAGATGCAGAAATTATTCATGGTGTTGGCAAAGCAGCAGGCCCTTACTATCTCGCTGTTTCCAGTGCAGACGGTAATCCAAGCTTAAAGCCTTACCAACTATCAGTTAATAGTACCATCCTTCCTAAAGAAGGAAATGTAGAACGAGTATCAGGCCCTACAAGATATGAGACTGCTCTTGCATTTTCATCTAAAATAGCAGATCACTCGTTGGATCGAGTTATACTAGCGAGTGGGAAAAATTTCCCTGACGCACTTTCTGGAGTGGTGTTGAATCAAGCTCTAAATGGAACCGTGCTACTAATCAATGATGATGCAGCAGTTCAGAAAAAAGTGGTAAATGAAGCCAAAAGGCTATTGAAAGAGAATGGCAAAATTATCATTTTAGGTGGGGTAAATGCAGTTACAGCAAGCACTGAGGCCCATTTCAAGAAGCATTTCAAAGTAGAAAGAATTTCTGGTGCAACCCGCACAGAAACCTCTATTAAAATAGCAAATGAAGTTGTCTCAAAACCAGAAGAAGTTATTGTAGTATCAGGTTTGACCTTTGCAGATGCGCTTTCCATTGCACCATATGCAGCGGAAAATCAAATTCCAATTCTACTTAACACTTCCAAAACAGCTCTCACAAAGGAAATTAGTGATTACTTGAAACAAAAATCAGTCAAAAAAGTGACTGTGATAGGTGGAGCTGCAGCTGTAACAGAAGAAGCCGTGAAACAAATGAAACAAGCTGGAGTGAAAGAAGTAAATAGAGTTTCAGGAAAGAACAGATATTTGACCTCTGTAGAGATTGCAAAAAAATTCTATCCAGAAGCTTCTGTAGTTGGTGTTGCTAGTGGTAAAACATTCCCAGATGCACTAAGCGGAAGTCATTTCGCTTCTGAGAATAGCATGCCAATTGTCCTAGTGGATGGTAAAGCAATGACAGCAGAATTAAAGGAATTTGTAAAAAAATCTAACATTAAACATTTTTACCTCTTTGGTGGGGAAAAAGCCATTAATGGAAATATAGTAAAATAG
- a CDS encoding cell wall-binding repeat-containing protein, with the protein MQLRKYFIGFVAFLLVFSNLQFAVGAQTVTKTTNGADLNEVREMLSERQKFEGAAEAAKSDFAATDKVRVIVELEGDAPIQYATEQNVLYKDLDESTKKSLTDAVKKEQSSVKNAIASKGVAMSYNHQYTTAFNGFSGEVAFGDIAKIEAIKGVSNVYLANEYNRPVFEPNMDTSHDYIQSMQVWADAHFKGEGMVVSVIDSGVDPSHKDFVLSEDTEEYLTEDLVGDMVSSEGLKGKFYTEKVPYGYNYYDQNAEIKDVGPSPSEHGMHVAGTVVANGEIMGVAPEAQVLGMKVFSNDPNYPSTWSDIYLAAIDDSIKLGADVLNMSLGSTASFYEVNSAEDVAITRAVENGIVSSVSAGNSGHIGRGWGNPFFKNPDIGVVGAPGLNKDTIQVAASGNTAYLYQHELTVDGTDFSGVGFGIDSWEGLENVELVLIGGFGRPADYEGVDVEGKVAVVSRGQLSFFDKTQNAAAAGAAGIVVYNNSASGIFYKDQGGWAVPFMKLSYGDGQKILQALEGGTGTGTVAPLNQEESPEMGRMTDFTSWGTTPSLELKPEITAPGGNIYSTLNDDKYGVKSGTSMAAPHVAGGAALVQQYLKSDERFADLNAEMRTRLAKALMMNTAKSIVDLNGNDFSPRRQGAGMMQLFAAVDTPVVVVEKNSGEGKVELKAFDSKTISFTLTAKNIQNYDVTYTVDTSVLTDTFAERKNAPTLNALTTGALEGATVNAPKEVTIGAGEEKDIVVTIDLTNAKIPGFDADGNAKTMDLMKDIFVEGFVTLSHELEADLSVPFLGFYGDWSEPSVLDGFQVFGEAKYYDLSSRGFKDGLDDRGYFMDYLTDGENNNFYAISPNGDTYNDGINFLTAYLRNAKEVQYNVLDENEKQVRRILTSNYVRKSYYNAGNGSNYSYVDARTWDGKVGGKTAADGKYFYEIKALVDGTDKWQSKKIPVVVDTTAPEVEITSFDEETGELTWTATDSGVGLNSIVVSVNGELITLPADATSTVLKDAETNDIEVLAADKVMNIGFDTLLTGDSTKPVLFLPAGDEEGIPGTPEPFGAYNTNDIKVAGYATDDVRVEKVLVNGKEVALTTSTVENETRYNFDTYATFNKDGYHDIIITAIDGAGNEFGISRKVFVDTTGPTLTVDVPEFVDMDVEEVTASALLEDNFNYVSLYVDDNHEFEQPFTSPVKVMEPANFEHETTLSLEPGHNQFVFTLTDLGGNTVTKEVNVYRNEVAERVDRVRGADRYATAVELSKEGWEQSDVVVIARGDNYADALAGVPLAHKHNAPLLLTKTSSLPDATKAEIERLGAKKVYILGGEAAVSKDVEKMFKAHGLEVKRLSGPDRWSTAGAIATEVAPNGANGVVVVNGKNFPDALSVASYAAQNGMPILLTNKDELPKQTNAALISLSPKKAIVVGGNAAVSDNVLKSLPNPMRIGGKDRYETAVNVAKHFDLDTNHYYVATGKQFADALAGAALAANHNTGILLVGTSVSGHVQGFLTSEEVDTLTVIGGENAVSASVLEALAKIVK; encoded by the coding sequence GTGCAACTACGTAAGTACTTTATAGGGTTCGTTGCTTTCTTACTAGTTTTCTCCAATCTGCAATTTGCAGTTGGTGCACAAACAGTAACGAAAACAACTAACGGAGCCGATCTTAACGAAGTAAGAGAAATGCTGTCCGAAAGGCAAAAGTTTGAAGGGGCCGCTGAGGCAGCAAAATCTGATTTTGCCGCAACAGATAAAGTTCGTGTAATTGTTGAACTGGAGGGAGATGCTCCAATTCAATATGCAACAGAACAAAACGTGCTTTATAAGGATTTAGATGAATCCACAAAGAAATCCTTAACAGATGCAGTAAAAAAAGAACAATCATCTGTTAAAAATGCGATTGCTTCTAAAGGGGTAGCAATGAGCTATAACCACCAATATACTACTGCATTCAACGGATTCAGTGGAGAAGTAGCGTTTGGTGACATTGCGAAAATTGAGGCAATCAAGGGTGTTTCTAACGTATACTTAGCGAATGAGTACAACCGCCCTGTGTTTGAACCTAATATGGATACAAGTCATGACTATATCCAATCCATGCAAGTATGGGCAGATGCTCATTTTAAAGGGGAAGGAATGGTTGTCTCCGTTATTGACTCCGGAGTAGACCCTTCTCACAAAGATTTCGTGTTAAGTGAAGACACGGAAGAATACTTAACGGAAGATCTTGTAGGAGATATGGTAAGTTCTGAAGGACTTAAAGGGAAATTCTATACAGAAAAAGTACCTTATGGCTATAACTACTACGATCAAAACGCTGAAATTAAAGATGTAGGACCATCTCCATCCGAGCACGGAATGCACGTTGCTGGTACTGTTGTTGCGAATGGAGAAATCATGGGAGTTGCTCCTGAAGCGCAAGTACTAGGGATGAAGGTATTCTCAAACGATCCAAACTATCCATCCACATGGTCTGACATCTACCTAGCAGCAATCGATGATTCTATTAAACTAGGTGCAGATGTACTGAACATGAGTCTTGGTTCTACAGCTTCTTTCTATGAAGTGAATAGCGCTGAGGATGTTGCAATTACTCGTGCAGTAGAAAACGGTATCGTTTCTTCTGTATCTGCTGGAAACTCCGGTCATATTGGCCGTGGATGGGGCAACCCATTCTTCAAAAATCCTGATATTGGGGTTGTAGGAGCTCCTGGTTTAAACAAAGATACCATCCAGGTAGCTGCTTCTGGAAATACAGCATATTTGTATCAGCATGAATTAACAGTTGATGGAACTGACTTCTCAGGCGTAGGTTTTGGTATTGATAGCTGGGAAGGTTTAGAAAATGTTGAATTAGTTCTAATCGGAGGCTTTGGTCGTCCAGCTGATTATGAAGGTGTTGATGTTGAAGGGAAAGTGGCAGTGGTTTCTCGTGGACAATTGTCATTCTTCGATAAAACTCAAAACGCTGCAGCAGCCGGAGCAGCTGGAATCGTTGTTTATAACAACTCCGCTTCTGGAATCTTCTACAAGGATCAAGGTGGCTGGGCTGTTCCATTCATGAAACTGAGCTACGGTGACGGTCAAAAGATCCTTCAAGCCCTTGAAGGTGGAACTGGAACAGGAACTGTTGCTCCATTAAATCAAGAAGAAAGTCCAGAAATGGGCCGCATGACAGACTTCACTTCTTGGGGTACTACTCCAAGCTTAGAGTTAAAACCAGAAATCACTGCGCCGGGTGGTAACATCTATTCCACTCTTAATGATGACAAATATGGGGTGAAAAGTGGTACTTCTATGGCTGCTCCTCACGTAGCTGGTGGAGCTGCACTTGTTCAACAATATTTGAAATCAGATGAAAGATTTGCAGATCTAAACGCAGAAATGCGTACAAGATTGGCAAAAGCTTTAATGATGAATACTGCAAAGAGCATTGTTGACTTAAATGGTAATGATTTCTCTCCACGCCGCCAAGGAGCTGGAATGATGCAATTGTTTGCAGCTGTAGATACACCAGTGGTAGTGGTAGAAAAGAATTCTGGTGAAGGTAAAGTAGAATTAAAAGCTTTTGATTCTAAAACAATTAGCTTCACACTTACAGCTAAAAACATTCAAAACTATGACGTGACTTACACAGTTGACACTTCTGTGTTAACGGACACGTTTGCAGAGCGAAAAAATGCCCCAACTCTAAATGCGTTAACAACTGGTGCTCTAGAAGGAGCAACGGTTAATGCGCCGAAAGAGGTAACGATTGGTGCAGGCGAAGAAAAAGATATCGTTGTAACAATTGATCTTACAAATGCTAAGATTCCTGGTTTCGATGCTGACGGAAATGCAAAAACGATGGATCTAATGAAAGATATCTTTGTAGAAGGTTTTGTTACACTTTCTCATGAGTTAGAAGCTGATCTTTCTGTTCCATTCTTAGGTTTCTACGGTGATTGGAGCGAGCCTTCTGTATTAGACGGCTTCCAAGTATTTGGAGAAGCAAAGTACTATGATTTAAGTAGTAGAGGTTTCAAGGACGGATTGGACGACCGTGGCTACTTTATGGATTACTTAACAGATGGGGAAAACAATAATTTCTATGCCATTAGTCCGAATGGTGACACATACAATGATGGAATCAACTTCCTCACTGCTTACCTTCGTAATGCAAAAGAAGTTCAATACAATGTATTGGATGAAAATGAAAAACAAGTACGTCGAATCCTCACATCTAATTATGTTAGGAAGAGCTACTATAATGCAGGGAATGGCTCTAACTATTCTTATGTGGATGCAAGAACATGGGATGGTAAAGTAGGAGGCAAAACTGCTGCTGACGGTAAATACTTCTACGAAATCAAAGCACTTGTAGATGGCACAGACAAATGGCAATCCAAAAAGATTCCAGTTGTTGTCGATACAACTGCTCCTGAAGTAGAAATCACTTCTTTTGACGAGGAAACTGGTGAACTTACTTGGACTGCAACTGATAGTGGAGTAGGCCTAAATTCAATCGTCGTATCTGTCAATGGAGAGCTTATAACACTTCCTGCAGATGCAACAAGCACTGTATTAAAAGATGCTGAAACAAATGACATTGAAGTCCTAGCTGCTGATAAAGTGATGAACATTGGTTTTGATACTTTATTAACAGGTGATTCCACCAAACCAGTACTATTCTTGCCAGCTGGTGATGAGGAAGGAATTCCTGGTACTCCAGAGCCATTTGGAGCTTATAACACGAACGACATTAAAGTAGCAGGTTATGCAACTGATGATGTACGTGTAGAAAAAGTATTGGTAAATGGAAAAGAAGTTGCTTTAACTACCTCAACGGTAGAAAATGAAACTCGTTATAACTTCGATACGTATGCTACCTTCAATAAAGATGGCTACCATGATATCATCATCACTGCCATCGATGGAGCAGGTAATGAGTTCGGTATCTCAAGAAAAGTATTTGTCGATACAACAGGTCCAACACTAACTGTTGATGTACCGGAGTTTGTTGACATGGATGTAGAAGAAGTAACTGCTTCTGCACTACTAGAAGACAACTTTAACTATGTATCTCTTTATGTGGATGATAACCATGAATTCGAACAGCCATTTACTAGCCCAGTAAAAGTCATGGAGCCAGCAAACTTTGAGCATGAAACTACATTGAGCTTAGAGCCTGGTCATAACCAATTTGTGTTTACATTAACAGACCTTGGTGGAAACACTGTAACAAAAGAAGTAAATGTTTACCGTAATGAAGTTGCAGAGCGTGTGGATCGCGTAAGAGGAGCGGACCGTTATGCTACTGCAGTGGAGTTAAGTAAAGAAGGTTGGGAACAGTCTGATGTTGTAGTAATTGCTCGTGGAGATAACTATGCTGATGCACTTGCTGGTGTACCGCTAGCTCATAAACACAACGCACCATTACTATTAACGAAAACTTCTTCTCTACCAGATGCAACAAAAGCGGAGATTGAAAGATTAGGAGCGAAGAAAGTTTACATCCTAGGTGGCGAAGCTGCTGTAAGTAAGGATGTAGAAAAGATGTTCAAAGCTCATGGTCTTGAAGTGAAGCGTTTATCTGGTCCTGATAGATGGTCTACTGCTGGAGCAATTGCTACTGAGGTTGCACCAAATGGAGCAAATGGAGTCGTTGTCGTAAACGGCAAAAACTTCCCAGATGCATTATCTGTTGCTTCTTATGCGGCTCAAAATGGTATGCCAATCCTATTAACAAATAAAGATGAGTTACCGAAGCAAACAAATGCAGCATTAATCTCACTAAGCCCGAAAAAAGCAATCGTGGTTGGTGGAAACGCAGCAGTTTCTGATAACGTATTGAAATCTCTTCCAAATCCTATGAGAATTGGTGGAAAAGATCGTTATGAAACAGCAGTAAATGTTGCGAAGCATTTTGACCTTGATACAAACCATTACTATGTGGCAACAGGCAAACAGTTTGCTGATGCATTAGCTGGTGCTGCCCTAGCTGCAAACCACAACACAGGTATTCTACTTGTAGGTACAAGTGTTTCTGGACATGTTCAAGGATTCTTAACTTCTGAAGAGGTTGATACTTTAACTGTAATTGGTGGCGAAAATGCAGTATCTGCTTCCGTACTTGAAGCATTAGCAAAAATCGTAAAATAA